A part of Mucilaginibacter defluvii genomic DNA contains:
- the rpsL gene encoding 30S ribosomal protein S12, protein MPTIQQLVRKGRVALEDKSKSPALDSCPQRRGVCTRVYTTTPKKPNSAMRKVARVRLTNGKEVNAYIPGEGHNLQEHSIVLIRGGRVKDLPGVRYHIIRGALDTSGVAGRNQRRSKYGTKRPKPGQAAAAPAKGKKK, encoded by the coding sequence ATGCCTACTATTCAGCAATTAGTTAGAAAAGGTAGAGTAGCTCTGGAAGACAAGAGTAAGTCGCCAGCGTTGGACAGCTGTCCACAGCGAAGAGGCGTGTGCACCCGTGTGTACACCACTACCCCTAAAAAACCAAACTCAGCAATGCGTAAAGTTGCCCGTGTGCGCCTTACTAACGGTAAAGAGGTTAACGCCTACATCCCGGGTGAAGGACACAACTTACAGGAGCACTCTATCGTGTTAATCCGTGGCGGTCGTGTTAAGGATTTACCTGGTGTACGTTACCACATCATCCGTGGTGCGTTAGATACTTCAGGTGTTGCCGGCCGTAACCAGCGCCGTTCAAAATATGGTACCAAGCGTCCTAAACCAGGTCAGGCAGCTGCCGCACCTGCAAAAGGTAAAAAGAAATAA
- the rpsG gene encoding 30S ribosomal protein S7, with the protein MRKSKPKKRIILPDPRFNDTMVTRFVNNMMYDGKKSTAYSIFYNAVDIVEKKTSENGLDTWKKALNNVMPAVEVKSRRVGGANFQVPTEVRPERKIALGMKWLISYARKRGEKTMMEKLAGEIISASKGEGAAVKKKEDTHKMAEANKAFSHFRF; encoded by the coding sequence ATGAGAAAGTCGAAACCAAAAAAGAGAATTATCCTTCCTGATCCAAGGTTCAATGATACCATGGTAACCAGATTTGTAAACAACATGATGTATGATGGTAAAAAATCTACCGCGTACTCAATTTTTTACAACGCTGTTGATATCGTTGAGAAAAAAACCAGCGAAAATGGTTTAGATACCTGGAAAAAAGCTTTAAATAATGTAATGCCAGCTGTTGAAGTTAAATCACGCCGTGTAGGTGGTGCTAACTTCCAGGTTCCTACTGAGGTTCGTCCGGAGCGTAAAATCGCTTTGGGTATGAAATGGCTGATTAGCTATGCTCGTAAACGTGGCGAAAAAACCATGATGGAGAAATTAGCCGGTGAGATCATCTCCGCTTCAAAAGGTGAAGGTGCTGCGGTTAAAAAGAAGGAAGATACGCACAAAATGGCTGAAGCCAACAAAGCGTTCTCACACTTCAGGTTCTAA
- the fusA gene encoding elongation factor G, with amino-acid sequence MSRDLKYTRNIGIAAHIDAGKTTTTERILYYAGVSHKIGEVHEGAATMDWMAQEQERGITITSAATTVFWNYRNNKYQVNVIDTPGHVDFTVEVNRSLRVLDGLVFLFSAVDGVEPQSETNWRLANNYNVPRIGFVNKMDRSGADFLKVVKQVRDMLGSHAVPLQIPIGAEDGFKGVVDLINFRGVVWNEHDKGMTFTEVPIPDDLVDEANEWREKLLEAVAEFDDSLMEKFFDDPTTITEREVLDALRQATLAGKIVPMTCGSSFKNKGVQTMLDYVMELLPSPLDVEAITGTNPDTGEEITRQPDIKEPFSALAFKIATDPFVGRLCFIRVYSGNLEAGSYVYNMRSENKERISRIFQMHANKQNPIPNVGAGDIAAVVGFKDIKTGDTLCDEKHPIVLESMQFPEPVIGLAIEPKTQADVDKLGIALGKLAEEDPTFRVQTDQDTGQTVISGMGELHLDIIMDRLKREFKVEVNQGAPQVAYKEAITGTTQHRETYKKQTGGRGKFADIQVVISPADDEKEGLQFVNEIVGGSIPREFIPSVEKGFKSAMDNGVLAGFPLTGLKVRLIDGSFHAVDSDALSFEIAARSAYRAALPKCKPVLLEPIMKIEILTPEENMGDVIGDMNRRRGQLQGMDTRNGSQVIKAMVPLSEMFGYVTQLRTITSGRATSTMEFDHYEEAPRNVQEEVVAKNKGRQKGGDDE; translated from the coding sequence ATGTCAAGAGATCTTAAATATACAAGAAACATTGGTATTGCCGCTCACATTGATGCCGGTAAAACCACCACTACCGAGCGTATACTTTATTACGCAGGTGTGAGCCACAAGATTGGTGAGGTGCACGAAGGTGCAGCTACGATGGACTGGATGGCACAAGAGCAGGAGCGTGGTATTACCATCACTTCGGCAGCTACTACCGTGTTCTGGAACTACCGCAACAATAAATACCAGGTAAACGTTATCGATACCCCTGGCCACGTGGATTTTACCGTAGAGGTAAACCGTTCATTACGTGTACTTGATGGTCTGGTATTCCTTTTCTCAGCAGTTGATGGTGTTGAGCCACAGTCAGAAACTAACTGGCGTTTGGCTAACAACTACAACGTACCGCGTATCGGTTTCGTTAACAAAATGGACCGTTCAGGTGCTGACTTTTTAAAAGTTGTTAAGCAGGTTAGAGATATGCTGGGCAGCCACGCTGTGCCGCTGCAAATCCCTATCGGTGCTGAAGATGGCTTTAAAGGTGTGGTTGATTTGATCAACTTCCGTGGTGTGGTTTGGAACGAGCACGATAAAGGTATGACCTTTACCGAGGTGCCGATCCCTGACGACCTGGTTGATGAAGCTAACGAGTGGAGAGAGAAATTACTTGAAGCTGTTGCTGAGTTTGATGACTCGTTGATGGAGAAATTCTTTGACGATCCGACCACCATTACTGAGCGTGAAGTACTTGACGCTTTACGTCAGGCTACCCTGGCCGGTAAGATCGTTCCGATGACTTGCGGTTCATCATTCAAAAACAAAGGTGTACAAACCATGCTTGATTATGTAATGGAGTTGTTGCCTTCGCCGCTTGACGTTGAAGCTATTACCGGTACAAACCCTGATACCGGCGAGGAAATTACCCGCCAGCCGGATATTAAAGAGCCTTTTTCAGCACTTGCATTTAAAATTGCTACCGACCCATTCGTAGGCCGTTTGTGCTTTATCCGCGTTTACTCAGGTAACCTGGAAGCGGGTTCATATGTATACAACATGCGTTCAGAGAATAAAGAGCGTATCTCCCGTATATTCCAGATGCACGCTAACAAGCAAAACCCGATCCCTAATGTAGGTGCCGGTGATATTGCTGCAGTAGTAGGCTTTAAGGATATTAAAACCGGTGATACCCTTTGCGACGAGAAACACCCTATCGTGTTAGAGTCAATGCAATTCCCTGAGCCGGTTATCGGTTTGGCTATTGAGCCTAAAACTCAGGCTGACGTTGATAAATTAGGTATCGCGCTTGGTAAATTAGCTGAAGAGGATCCAACCTTCCGGGTTCAAACAGATCAGGATACAGGTCAAACTGTAATTTCAGGTATGGGTGAGCTTCACTTGGATATCATCATGGACCGTTTGAAACGTGAGTTCAAGGTTGAGGTTAATCAGGGTGCACCACAGGTAGCTTACAAAGAGGCTATCACCGGTACTACCCAGCACCGCGAAACTTACAAGAAACAAACCGGTGGCCGTGGTAAATTTGCCGATATTCAGGTTGTTATCTCTCCGGCTGATGACGAGAAAGAAGGTTTACAGTTTGTGAACGAAATCGTAGGTGGTTCAATCCCTCGCGAGTTCATCCCATCTGTTGAGAAAGGCTTTAAATCAGCTATGGATAACGGTGTGCTTGCAGGCTTCCCGCTTACCGGCTTAAAAGTTCGTTTAATTGATGGTTCATTCCACGCGGTCGATTCGGATGCGTTATCTTTCGAGATTGCGGCCCGTTCAGCTTACCGTGCGGCATTGCCAAAATGTAAACCGGTATTGCTTGAGCCGATCATGAAAATCGAAATCCTTACCCCTGAAGAAAACATGGGTGACGTTATCGGTGACATGAACCGCCGTCGTGGTCAGCTGCAAGGTATGGATACCCGTAACGGTTCTCAGGTAATCAAAGCTATGGTACCACTTTCTGAGATGTTTGGTTACGTAACACAATTACGTACAATCACTTCAGGCCGCGCAACTTCAACCATGGAGTTTGATCACTACGAAGAAGCGCCACGTAACGTACAGGAAGAAGTTGTTGCTAAAAACAAAGGCCGCCAAAAAGGTGGTGACGACGAATAA
- the rpsJ gene encoding 30S ribosomal protein S10, with the protein MSQRIRIKLKSYDYNLVDKSAEKIVKTVKPTGAVVSGPLPLPTEKKIFTVLRSPHVNKKAREQFQLCSYKRLLDIYSSNSKTVDALMKLELPSGVEVEIKV; encoded by the coding sequence ATGAGCCAAAGAATCAGGATCAAATTAAAATCTTACGATTACAACCTGGTTGACAAGTCAGCCGAGAAGATCGTAAAAACAGTAAAGCCAACCGGCGCTGTAGTTAGCGGACCGCTGCCTTTACCAACCGAAAAGAAAATTTTCACTGTATTACGTTCACCACACGTAAACAAAAAGGCACGTGAGCAATTTCAACTTTGCTCATACAAGCGTTTATTAGACATCTACAGCTCAAACTCAAAAACTGTTGATGCTTTAATGAAGCTTGAATTGCCAAGCGGTGTTGAAGTAGAGATCAAAGTGTGA